A window of Pirellula sp. SH-Sr6A contains these coding sequences:
- a CDS encoding alpha/beta hydrolase, translating into MMKANWFIGGLLFTALIGNCEVLRAQEPAAQRETKPGQPPENSEDPQRVNPRRGGGRGFGAPIVLEADDVAAYDAPPEGFLKEREGIPHGKLELVEYESTTVGTTRKLNVYTPPGYSNDNKYPVLYLLHGIGGDENEWVRFASPNHLFDNLIADGKAVPMIVVMPNGRAQKNDRAEGNVMQSAPAFAAFEQDLLKDVIPAIEAKYSVDGNREKRAIAGLSMGGGQSFNFGLGNLDRFAWVGPFSAAPNTKPPQELVPDVEKAKKELKLLWISCGNKDGLIRISQNMHRFLKENGIPHVWHVDGHGHDPQHWSSSLYWFAQSVFQEKTKS; encoded by the coding sequence ATGATGAAAGCGAATTGGTTTATCGGCGGTCTATTGTTCACCGCTCTTATCGGCAATTGCGAGGTGTTGAGGGCGCAGGAGCCTGCAGCGCAGCGTGAAACCAAGCCAGGGCAGCCACCCGAGAACAGCGAAGATCCACAGCGAGTCAACCCGCGTCGGGGAGGCGGGCGGGGCTTCGGTGCACCGATTGTACTCGAAGCCGATGATGTGGCTGCCTATGACGCCCCGCCGGAGGGATTTCTCAAAGAGCGAGAAGGGATCCCCCACGGAAAGCTGGAATTGGTCGAGTACGAGTCGACGACGGTCGGAACGACTCGAAAGTTGAACGTATACACCCCCCCTGGTTATTCGAACGACAATAAGTATCCGGTCCTCTATCTGTTGCATGGGATAGGAGGCGATGAAAACGAATGGGTGCGTTTCGCCTCGCCCAATCATCTCTTCGACAACTTGATCGCTGACGGCAAAGCGGTTCCGATGATTGTCGTTATGCCCAACGGACGAGCGCAAAAGAACGATCGAGCTGAAGGGAATGTGATGCAAAGTGCTCCCGCGTTCGCCGCGTTTGAGCAAGACCTCCTGAAGGACGTTATCCCGGCGATCGAGGCCAAGTATTCCGTGGACGGCAATAGGGAGAAGCGAGCGATCGCTGGTCTCTCGATGGGAGGAGGGCAATCGTTTAACTTCGGACTCGGGAACTTGGACCGCTTCGCGTGGGTCGGACCCTTCTCGGCTGCCCCCAATACCAAGCCCCCCCAAGAGCTCGTCCCGGACGTCGAGAAGGCGAAAAAGGAATTGAAGCTCCTCTGGATATCCTGCGGAAACAAGGATGGATTGATTCGTATCAGCCAAAACATGCACCGATTCCTAAAGGAAAACGGAATTCCGCATGTCTGGCACGTCGATGGGCACGGTCACGACCCCCAGCATTGGAGCAGCAGCCTCTACTGGTTCGCACAAAGCGTCTTCCAAGAGAAAACGAAGAGCTGA
- a CDS encoding ECF-type sigma factor, with translation MVENSIESWLHEIRAGNSQAQQAIWEAFFPELVLLARKRLTGIRKAVEDEEDVALSVLQSFFTAMQKNRFLDLRGRDSLWRLLSWMTHRKAIDRIRFQSRQKRKVQGESAVLPGPISNPGDRPLEQVAGPELGPDLEAILIEELRVLLDLLNEPMRLVAIRKLDGFSNAEIAQEQGCSLATIERRLKLIREIWTQHGKSIDLPPSPSDSNSSR, from the coding sequence ATGGTAGAAAACTCGATTGAAAGCTGGTTACATGAGATTCGAGCTGGAAATTCCCAGGCACAGCAAGCGATTTGGGAGGCGTTCTTCCCCGAACTTGTCCTGCTAGCACGCAAACGATTAACCGGCATCCGCAAAGCGGTCGAGGACGAGGAAGACGTCGCGCTAAGCGTCTTGCAAAGTTTTTTTACTGCTATGCAGAAAAATCGGTTTCTCGATTTGAGGGGTCGCGACAGCCTTTGGCGGTTACTCTCCTGGATGACCCATAGAAAAGCGATCGATCGCATCCGCTTTCAGTCGCGGCAGAAACGCAAAGTTCAAGGGGAGTCGGCGGTGCTTCCGGGACCCATTAGCAATCCTGGTGATCGCCCCCTGGAACAAGTCGCTGGCCCGGAGCTAGGTCCGGACTTGGAAGCGATCCTTATCGAAGAACTGCGCGTCCTGTTGGACTTGCTTAATGAACCGATGAGACTCGTTGCGATTCGTAAACTGGATGGGTTTTCCAATGCGGAAATCGCGCAGGAGCAAGGCTGTTCACTTGCTACGATCGAGCGTCGATTGAAATTGATTCGCGAAATTTGGACTCAGCATGGAAAATCCATCGACCTTCCACCCAGCCCTTCCGATTCCAATTCCTCACGGTGA